The proteins below are encoded in one region of Segatella copri:
- a CDS encoding radical SAM protein — translation MNTALEYSRRIYVSTNFSCNLNCVYCFEKNKNDIEFDVDEAVSILEKMLMEKTEHGTKIKLHGGEPFLVFPKIKQLCETLWKKQFPEYYHFSVTTNGTLIHGEIKRWLYENRDKITLKLSLDGNRKSHNINRSNSFDKIDLDFFVQTWKDVRLNMVITPATLLDVAENVKYLHSQGFNQIYSRFSLMTDWKKCHLEKEFYHQMLNLAQFYLDNPAIVPCEFFSYDISWTLADESFTALCNIGNCRAFDFQTRKYYPCHMCFPSVCGEKKSSELEHIEMKEDNEHKEECCIHCPFINICKTCYAENYIIRGSVSRRDTSLCGYQKIVFVVLFKYEYARIMKLESPTLHDVSKMQAIQKWYPMIKLIEENLING, via the coding sequence ATGAATACGGCATTAGAATATAGTAGGAGAATATATGTTTCAACTAATTTTAGTTGTAACCTTAATTGTGTGTATTGTTTTGAGAAGAATAAGAATGATATAGAATTTGATGTAGATGAAGCGGTCTCTATCTTGGAAAAAATGTTGATGGAGAAAACTGAACATGGAACTAAGATAAAGCTTCATGGAGGTGAACCTTTTTTAGTGTTCCCTAAGATAAAACAATTATGTGAAACTCTTTGGAAGAAACAATTTCCCGAATATTATCATTTTAGTGTGACAACTAATGGTACGCTGATTCATGGTGAAATAAAGAGATGGTTGTATGAGAATCGAGATAAGATAACTTTGAAACTGAGCTTAGATGGTAACAGAAAATCTCATAATATAAATCGCTCTAATTCTTTTGATAAGATTGATTTGGATTTTTTTGTTCAGACCTGGAAGGATGTTAGGCTTAATATGGTTATCACACCAGCAACGTTGTTAGATGTTGCTGAAAATGTAAAGTACTTACATTCGCAAGGGTTCAATCAAATATATTCTCGTTTTTCTTTAATGACAGATTGGAAAAAATGCCATTTGGAAAAGGAGTTTTATCACCAAATGTTGAATTTGGCTCAGTTTTATTTGGATAATCCAGCTATAGTACCTTGCGAGTTCTTTAGTTATGACATATCGTGGACTTTGGCAGACGAAAGTTTTACGGCTCTATGTAACATAGGTAATTGTCGAGCTTTCGACTTTCAGACAAGAAAATATTATCCATGCCATATGTGTTTTCCGTCTGTTTGTGGTGAAAAAAAATCAAGTGAATTAGAACATATAGAGATGAAGGAAGACAATGAGCATAAAGAAGAATGTTGTATTCATTGCCCTTTCATCAATATATGCAAGACTTGTTATGCCGAGAATTATATCATACGTGGTTCTGTTTCTCGTCGAGATACATCATTGTGTGGTTATCAAAAGATAGTCTTTGTGGTTCTTTTTAAGTACGAGTATGCACGTATTATGAAATTAGAATCCCCTACACTTCATGATGTGAGTAAGATGCAGGCAATACAGAAATGGTATCCAATGATAAAACTAATAGAGGAGAATTTGATAAATGGATAG
- a CDS encoding SPASM domain-containing protein encodes MDKPFMNFHKNGGLEDNCDYGNLAISADGNVVLCPILQQMKSIGNVRSDDFTSILTLAKKARELANVNNLMPCKECELKYICGGDCRVKYFDGFKECNLKMMENANRECSLGNKEYFYDMMIRLNEKMFQEV; translated from the coding sequence ATGGATAAGCCTTTTATGAATTTCCATAAGAATGGTGGATTGGAAGACAATTGTGATTATGGAAATTTAGCAATTTCTGCTGATGGCAATGTCGTATTATGTCCAATTTTACAACAAATGAAATCTATAGGAAATGTTCGGAGCGATGATTTTACATCAATATTAACTTTGGCAAAAAAAGCCCGTGAACTAGCTAATGTCAATAATTTGATGCCTTGTAAAGAATGTGAACTTAAGTATATTTGTGGAGGTGACTGCCGAGTCAAGTATTTCGATGGCTTTAAAGAATGTAATTTAAAAATGATGGAGAATGCCAATAGGGAATGTAGTCTAGGAAATAAAGAATATTTTTATGATATGATGATACGTTTGAATGAAAAAATGTTTCAAGAAGTTTAA
- a CDS encoding radical SAM protein: MEQEVKTVVRKSIPLDKIFALPSKMVNIRYANKILVVSPETANWIVLQNEEQLSFLNLLHNNQLGEALQHFSGSHQNAQAVVTQIIARKFENKKVHFKHETGTMQFYLTNGCNMRCPHCYMFAGIKKNNELSTDEVYSVLEKFYNSGGKVIVFSGGEIALRKDLLQIIEHSYNLGIKNEILTNGTLWTEETISKIAPMLSRVQISIDGYSEETNSKVRGKGNFSRALQTVESFLKYHVYTEISVTPYLDKNLEVDYPKYVEFAKNLYQKYGDINFLVKFTFDILEGRNIVVTNELKKNIKLL; the protein is encoded by the coding sequence ATGGAGCAAGAAGTTAAAACTGTTGTTAGAAAAAGTATCCCTCTTGACAAAATATTTGCTTTACCTTCAAAAATGGTAAATATCAGGTATGCTAATAAGATATTAGTGGTTTCACCAGAAACTGCGAATTGGATAGTTTTACAAAATGAAGAACAATTGTCATTCCTTAATCTTTTGCATAATAACCAGCTAGGTGAAGCTTTACAGCATTTTTCTGGTTCTCATCAAAATGCTCAAGCTGTAGTTACTCAAATTATCGCAAGAAAATTTGAAAATAAAAAAGTACATTTTAAGCATGAAACAGGAACAATGCAGTTTTATCTAACAAATGGATGTAATATGCGTTGTCCTCATTGCTATATGTTTGCTGGTATCAAGAAAAACAATGAACTTTCTACCGATGAGGTTTATTCTGTTTTAGAGAAGTTTTATAATTCTGGTGGTAAGGTTATTGTTTTTTCTGGTGGTGAAATAGCTTTGAGGAAAGATTTGTTGCAAATTATAGAGCATTCATACAATTTAGGAATTAAAAATGAGATACTAACAAATGGTACACTTTGGACAGAAGAGACTATAAGCAAAATAGCTCCAATGCTTTCGCGTGTTCAGATTAGTATTGATGGATATTCGGAAGAGACGAATTCGAAAGTCCGAGGAAAAGGTAATTTTTCTAGGGCCCTTCAAACTGTAGAGTCTTTTTTGAAATATCATGTATATACAGAAATATCTGTAACTCCGTATCTTGATAAGAACTTGGAAGTTGATTATCCTAAATATGTTGAGTTTGCTAAGAACTTATATCAAAAATATGGAGATATAAATTTTCTAGTAAAGTTTACCTTTGATATTTTGGAAGGGAGGAACATTGTTGTTACTAATGAACTGAAAAAAAATATCAAGCTATTGTAA
- a CDS encoding DUF4143 domain-containing protein — protein MQKISFISDKIINYISFLCEAYILHKVNRYDIHGKRIFETNDKFYFEDNGIRNAIARGTREGDIEKVIENIIYQNLIRSGYQVYVGLTASRTCIFASS, from the coding sequence TTGCAGAAAATTTCATTTATAAGTGATAAAATCATCAATTACATTTCCTTCCTTTGTGAAGCCTATATCCTACACAAGGTGAACCGCTATGACATCCACGGCAAACGTATCTTTGAAACCAACGATAAGTTTTATTTTGAAGACAACGGCATTAGAAATGCCATTGCCAGGGGAACACGTGAAGGAGACATTGAGAAAGTGATAGAGAATATCATCTATCAGAACCTCATACGCTCGGGCTATCAAGTTTATGTAGGACTGACGGCATCACGCACCTGCATCTTCGCAAGCTCCTGA
- a CDS encoding smalltalk protein: MKANTWKTILHIAISILTAIATTLGVTSCMG, from the coding sequence ATGAAAGCGAACACTTGGAAAACAATTCTGCATATAGCCATCAGCATACTGACCGCTATCGCTACTACGCTCGGAGTAACGAGCTGCATGGGATAA
- a CDS encoding DNA-binding protein: protein MINYSIVMRSVNANLLEINQAKSRINQAKKEGTTPDPKDLELVKTEKQNAFAISQYTDIMTIEKFAKHITSHGSVYSRADISAILYIAVDCMREMLLEGKKIRLGDLGDFSLLLTSKGAEDADKFTSQNITGVKVQWEPGQEFKNLRDDAEFNLVASRSAQAAVIKAIKEGKTNVDLNAPTTPDNTPGGSTPGGSNTGQTGSDGQGSESGGGTTGKDDTGDGLE, encoded by the coding sequence ATGATTAATTACAGCATCGTAATGCGTAGCGTGAACGCAAATCTTCTGGAGATCAACCAGGCTAAGTCACGCATCAACCAGGCAAAGAAGGAGGGTACTACCCCTGACCCAAAGGACCTGGAACTCGTGAAGACTGAGAAGCAGAATGCTTTCGCCATCTCACAGTACACTGACATCATGACCATCGAGAAGTTTGCCAAGCACATCACTTCACATGGTAGCGTTTATTCGAGAGCTGACATCAGCGCCATCCTCTACATCGCCGTAGACTGCATGCGTGAGATGTTGCTCGAGGGCAAGAAAATCCGTCTGGGCGATCTTGGTGATTTCTCTCTCCTTCTCACCTCAAAGGGTGCCGAGGATGCCGACAAGTTCACCTCGCAGAACATCACCGGCGTGAAGGTTCAGTGGGAGCCTGGTCAGGAGTTCAAGAACCTTCGCGATGACGCCGAGTTTAACCTCGTAGCCAGCCGCAGTGCTCAGGCAGCCGTTATCAAGGCGATTAAGGAGGGTAAGACCAACGTTGACCTCAACGCGCCAACTACTCCGGATAATACGCCAGGCGGTTCTACCCCAGGCGGTTCAAACACCGGTCAGACCGGCAGCGATGGCCAAGGCTCTGAATCAGGCGGCGGCACTACCGGCAAGGACGATACTGGCGACGGCCTTGAATAG
- a CDS encoding type I restriction-modification system subunit M translates to MGTYNKEREELHKTIWSIAEELRGAVDGWEFKAYVLGAIFYRYISENLTDYINNLQAAAGIKDFDYAKMEDEEAKEAREMMVQEKGFFILPSQLFQRVAASPEKNVNLNETLAQVFRSIEASAAGTDSEEQVKGLFSDFIIDSSRIGNSVEMRNKCISKVLTKVRDMQLSKTFTDNSIDTVGDTYEYLMQMYASKAGKSGGEYFTPQEVSEVLARIACCNNPNIQKVYDPACGSGSLLMKFVKYVGEKASEIEFYGQEINPTTYNLCRINMFLHNVNYAKFDIQLGNTLTTPHHLGMKFDAIVSNPPYSKSWEGKNNTILINDVRYSPAGVLAPIQRSDLAFTMHMLYHLSETGTCAIVEFPGVLYRGGAEKKIREYLIKNNFVDTVIQLPANLFFGVGIATCIIVIKKNKKDNNILFVDASEECEKKGDKNKLEDKNQNKIVNAYQERKEKQYFTKLVSNDEVLANGANLSVSSYVEKEDKREVIDIVALNEEIEALSKDIASKSLKLSEIIKEL, encoded by the coding sequence ATGGGAACATACAATAAAGAACGAGAAGAACTTCATAAAACGATTTGGAGTATTGCCGAGGAATTGAGAGGTGCTGTTGATGGATGGGAATTCAAGGCTTATGTCTTGGGTGCCATATTCTATCGTTACATCTCAGAAAACCTTACCGACTACATTAATAATTTGCAGGCTGCTGCCGGAATCAAGGATTTTGATTATGCTAAAATGGAAGATGAAGAAGCAAAGGAGGCTCGCGAAATGATGGTGCAGGAAAAGGGCTTCTTTATTCTGCCAAGTCAATTGTTTCAGAGAGTAGCTGCTTCACCTGAAAAGAATGTCAACCTCAATGAAACGCTAGCCCAAGTGTTCCGTTCTATTGAGGCAAGTGCTGCCGGTACAGATAGCGAGGAACAGGTAAAGGGACTTTTCTCTGATTTCATCATCGACAGCTCCCGTATCGGCAACTCTGTAGAAATGCGTAACAAGTGTATTTCCAAGGTGTTGACCAAGGTGCGGGATATGCAGCTCAGCAAGACGTTTACAGACAACAGTATTGATACAGTAGGCGACACCTACGAATACCTGATGCAGATGTATGCATCGAAGGCTGGTAAAAGTGGTGGTGAATACTTTACGCCACAGGAGGTGAGTGAAGTACTTGCCCGCATAGCCTGCTGCAACAATCCTAATATTCAGAAGGTTTATGACCCAGCCTGCGGTTCGGGGTCCTTGCTGATGAAGTTTGTGAAATATGTTGGTGAAAAAGCATCGGAAATAGAGTTTTATGGTCAGGAAATTAACCCTACAACCTATAATCTCTGCCGCATCAATATGTTCCTGCATAATGTGAACTATGCCAAGTTTGATATTCAGTTGGGTAACACGCTTACAACTCCTCATCATCTTGGAATGAAGTTTGATGCTATCGTGAGCAATCCGCCATACTCCAAGAGTTGGGAGGGAAAGAATAACACGATTCTGATTAATGATGTACGATACAGTCCTGCTGGTGTACTGGCTCCTATACAGAGGTCAGACCTTGCCTTTACGATGCACATGCTTTACCATCTTAGTGAGACTGGTACTTGTGCCATTGTTGAGTTCCCTGGAGTACTCTATCGTGGTGGAGCAGAGAAGAAAATCCGCGAATATCTGATTAAGAACAATTTTGTGGATACGGTGATTCAGCTTCCTGCCAATCTCTTCTTTGGCGTAGGAATTGCCACTTGCATCATTGTTATCAAGAAGAACAAGAAAGATAATAATATCTTGTTTGTGGATGCTTCGGAAGAATGTGAGAAGAAGGGCGACAAGAACAAGCTGGAGGATAAGAACCAAAACAAAATAGTAAATGCTTATCAGGAGCGCAAGGAAAAACAATATTTTACCAAGCTCGTTAGCAATGATGAAGTTCTGGCCAATGGTGCCAACCTCTCCGTTTCTTCTTATGTAGAGAAAGAAGATAAAAGGGAGGTGATTGATATTGTGGCGTTGAATGAAGAGATTGAAGCTTTGAGTAAGGATATTGCAAGTAAGTCGTTAAAATTGAGTGAAATAATCAAGGAATTATGA
- a CDS encoding restriction endonuclease subunit S: MNKIAELISRLCPDGVEFKTLDSLVSYVQPGPYIVSSTEYDTHYSTPVLTAGQSFILGYTNEEEGIYNASSQKPVIIFDDFTTSFHWVDFDFKVKSSALKILKIKDKQEADFRYIYMAMKTIHFIPTNHMRHWISLYSKFEIPLPPLNIQKEIVSILDSFTSLIDKMKQEVEMRKKQMVYYIDKFYGGDFDGMMRLADIPGNSVAQFSDLGPIIRGKRFVRDDIRTVGQPCIHYGDMYTYYGTMAVTAKTFLERDFPKKMRYAHKGDVVIVGAGENDYDIGVGLVWMGEEPAAVHDACYILKHHQIPMYISYYLRSNIYHQQLKKYVSSGKISSFSAEGLGKVYIPIQPEDKQRQIASILDTFETYISKLEKMIELRQKQYEYYREKLLTFE; the protein is encoded by the coding sequence ATGAACAAGATTGCTGAATTAATAAGTAGATTATGTCCAGATGGAGTTGAGTTTAAAACGCTTGATTCTTTGGTAAGCTATGTTCAGCCTGGTCCATATATTGTTAGTTCAACAGAGTATGATACTCATTATAGCACTCCTGTTCTGACTGCTGGGCAAAGTTTTATTCTTGGATATACAAATGAGGAAGAAGGAATATACAATGCCTCGTCCCAAAAACCGGTTATCATTTTTGATGATTTTACAACAAGTTTTCATTGGGTAGATTTTGACTTTAAGGTAAAAAGCTCTGCATTGAAAATATTGAAAATAAAAGATAAACAAGAGGCAGATTTTAGGTATATTTATATGGCAATGAAAACCATTCATTTTATACCGACAAATCATATGCGGCATTGGATTTCATTATATAGCAAATTTGAGATTCCACTTCCTCCGCTTAACATTCAAAAGGAGATAGTCTCTATTCTTGATTCCTTCACTTCGCTCATCGACAAGATGAAACAGGAAGTAGAGATGAGAAAGAAACAGATGGTGTATTATATAGATAAGTTTTACGGCGGAGATTTTGATGGCATGATGAGGTTAGCAGACATTCCTGGGAATTCTGTTGCACAATTTTCTGACCTAGGCCCTATAATTCGGGGCAAACGATTTGTTCGTGACGATATTCGCACAGTGGGGCAACCGTGCATTCATTATGGAGATATGTATACATATTATGGAACCATGGCTGTAACTGCTAAGACATTTCTCGAAAGAGATTTTCCTAAAAAGATGCGATATGCGCATAAGGGGGATGTTGTTATAGTTGGTGCTGGTGAAAATGATTATGATATAGGTGTTGGGCTCGTTTGGATGGGAGAAGAACCTGCTGCAGTCCATGATGCATGTTATATACTTAAACATCATCAAATACCTATGTATATTTCATATTATCTGCGTTCGAACATTTATCATCAACAGTTGAAAAAGTATGTTTCAAGCGGTAAGATTTCATCTTTCTCTGCTGAAGGATTGGGGAAAGTTTATATCCCTATTCAACCAGAGGACAAGCAGCGCCAAATCGCTTCCATCCTCGACACATTCGAGACCTACATCTCGAAGCTGGAGAAGATGATAGAGCTACGCCAGAAGCAGTATGAATACTACAGAGAAAAGTTGCTGACATTTGAATAA